The Arachis hypogaea cultivar Tifrunner chromosome 16, arahy.Tifrunner.gnm2.J5K5, whole genome shotgun sequence genome contains a region encoding:
- the LOC112758062 gene encoding protein DEHYDRATION-INDUCED 19 homolog 3 produces the protein MDAESSWSARLSSASKRYHAALHSRSDMFLGFDENDGDDDIREEFLCPFCSEYFDIVGLCCHIDEEHPVEAKNGVCPVCTLRVGVDMVAHITLQHGNILKMQRKRKSRKGGSYSTLSLLRKELREGNLQTLFGGSSCIVSSSNAAPDPLLSSFILPVAEDLSSSQPHLSTDTRPSKKSSDDEKQNVKTSTLSDKDKEEKAKRCTFVQGLLLSTILDDKL, from the exons ATGGACGCAGAATCTTCATGGAGCGCACGTCTCTCCTCTGCCTCAAAACGCTATCACGCCGCTCTTCATTCCCGATCAg ATATGTTCTTGGGATTTGACGAGAATGATGGGGATGATGATATAAGGGAGGAGTTTCTATGCCCATTCTGTTCTGAGTATTTTGATATTGTTGGATTATGCTGCCACATTGATGAAGAGCATCCCGTTGAAGCCAAAAATGGG GTTTGTCCAGTTTGCACATTGAGGGTGGGGGTGGACATGGTTGCACACATAACCCTACAACATGGAAACATACTTAAG ATGCAGCGCAAGAGGAAATCACGCAAAGGTGGATCCTATTCGACACTCTCTTTATTGAGGAAAGAGCTACGAGAAGGAAATTTACAAACCCTTTTTGGTGGATCCTCATGTATAGTTTCCTCATCCAATGCCGCACCAGATCCATTGTTGTCATCATTTATATTGCCTGTAGCCGAAGACCTTTCCAGTTCACAACCTCACTTATCTACTGACACAAGGCCATCCAAGAAAAGTTCAGATGACGAAAAACA AAATGTGAAGACAAGTACCTTATCAGACAAGGATAAGGAAGAGAAAGCGAAACGGTGCACCTTTGTTCAAGGGTTGTTGCTTTCAACCATTCTTGATGACAAGTTATGA
- the LOC112758061 gene encoding uncharacterized protein, whose amino-acid sequence MVRGGKISGKSSFRNRARSKEGGSDDSDEDYVVSDEDEEVSDCPDEYSSSLDGCATEESYDAFIDEEEEDDGIQQVKKFNRSEARNGVCGRQKNASKSTRKRGRIAYAKHEDQEAQEEQEQEQEQVKDGDGDGDGDGDGDGDGCGGGSREKEGEDDEDEDEDFKYDDDDEDNGDDDDEDFDFEDDDEEFSLEEGDYLVEEEESRGRKKKNNNMKVGKKILKRKVSVTSTKHRKRKKSRASNKPLKKKRRNRGLKRKVRCDDVDDFIDNGPASRTKRRKELGRPRRMLLPEDSNSDAYGASSGSSDFEFTISEEEREQVREAQELCQSSRRNLRSSSHLTKNEEIELHEDRHQLRKPHGRKGKEKIDESQGRKGKEKVEDLKNELGKQVCGICFSEENKRKIRGILNCCTHYFCFTCIVEWAKVETRCPLCKQRFRTITKPARSTAGVDFREVVVEVPERDQVYQPTEEELRSYIDPYEDVICSECHQGGDDALMLLCDICDSPAHTYCVGLGREVPEGNWYCDGCRPDALASSSSQVQERVTDPSVPTQNLPVRPSIVLNERESIDLNMLSSPRASFSQGFGHISSARVSGRSVELASPGPGGGAPTLSERRWILRQIHQLRSVSGRTNGTSATNSTSNLYNSQTDQGRETNATQHTRAQDAGTSYHPFLDERLCNNNMSPSMQNADLSSTRIGNARRPVVQDSAMLANRSMHGVLLPVLVATTPSVSDYEQVYPFNNSIDVVTDNSLPVAIKEESNFETIKQQLKSMVKRHLWSLSRDVDLGHNTLKDVARSSKHTVLAACGLEHKKSEVRSVPAPDVCPHIELMAGGQTSLIRGCCSTCFDSFVKNVVKNILDRRMSSQWLRLGL is encoded by the exons ATGGTAAGGGGAGGAAAAATTAGTGGCAAAAGCAGCTTTAGGAATAGGGCTCGGTCAAAGGAAGGTGGTTCCGATGATTCCGATGAAGATTATGTGGTttcagatgaagatgaagaagtgTCCGATTGTCCGGACGAATATAGCTCCTCTCTAGATGGATGTGCAACAGAGGAGAGTTATGATGCTTTTATAGACgaggaggaagaagatgatggaaTTCAACAAGTGAAGAAATTCAATAGATCAGAGGCCAGGAATGGTGTTTGTGGTCGACAGAAAAATGCAAGTAAAAGCACACGAAAAAGGGGAAGGATTGCATATGCAAAACATGAAGATCAAGAAGCacaagaagaacaagaacaagaacaagaacaagtaaaaGATGGAGATGGAGATGGAGATGGAGATGGAGATGGAGATGGAGATGGATGTGGAGGTGGAAGTAGGGAGAAGGAGGGTGaggatgatgaggatgaagatgaggATTTcaaatatgatgatgatgatgaggacaaTGGCGATGACGACGATGAGGACTTTGAttttgaagatgatgatgaggaattttcaCTAGAGGAAGGAGATTACttagtagaggaagaagaatcaaggggaagaaagaagaaaaataacaacatgAAAGTGGGCAAGAAGATTTTGAAGAGAAAGGTTTCCGTGACTTCTACCAAACATCGAAAGAGGAAGAAATCTAGAGCTTCAAATAAAcccttgaaaaagaaaagaaggaataGAGGGTTAAAGAGGAAAGTAAGATGTGATGATGTGGATGATTTTATTGATAATGGCCCAGCCAGCAGGACAAAAAGGAGGAAAGAATTGGGTAGGCCAAGGAGAATGCTTCTACCCGAGGATTCCAATTCCGATGCATATGGTGCCTCTTCTGGTTCATCTGATTTCGAGTTTACTATCTCCGAAGAAGAAAGAGAACAGGTCCGAGAAGCCCAAGAATTGTGTCAAAGCTCTAGAAGGAATTTGAGGAGTTCTTCCCATTTAACAAAAAATGAAGAGATTGAGTTACATGAAGATCGACACCAACTAAGGAAGCCTCATGGTCGAAAGGGTAAGGAAAAGATAGATGAATCTCAAGGAAGAAAGGGTAAGGAAAAGGTAGAGGATTTAAAAAATGAGTTGGGAAAGCAGGTGTGCGGAATTTGTTTTTCtgaggaaaataaaagaaaaataagaggaaTACTAAATTGTTGTACTCACTACTTTTGCTTTACCTGCATTGTGGAGTGGGCAAAAGTGGAAACTCGGTGTCCTTTGTgtaagcagagattcagaacaaTTACTAAGCCTGCCAGATCGACTGCAGGAGTTGATTTTAGAGAAGTGGTAGTAGAAGTGCCTGAACGCGACCAG GTTTACCAGCCCACCGAAGAAGAACTCAGGAGCTATATTGATCCATATGAGGATGTTATTTGTTCAGAGTGCCATCAAGGTGGAGATGATGCCCTCATGTTACTATGTGATATCTGTGATTCCCCTGCACACACATATTGTGTTGGTTTGGGTCGGGAAGTACCTGAAGGTAATTGGTATTGTGATGGTTGCAGACCGGATGCTTTGGCATCTTCAAGCTCTCAAGTTCAAGAACGTGTGACTGATCCAAGTGTCCCAACTCAAAACTTGCCTGTTAGACCATCAATTGTTCTTAATGAACGAGAAAGTATAGACCTCAACATGTTATCTTCACCCCGGGCATCTTTTAGTCAAGGATTTGGGCATATTTCATCTGCTAGAGTTTCTGGTAGAAGTGTTGAACTAGCTTCTCCAGGACCTGGAGGAGGGGCACCGACTTTATCAGAAAGGCGCTGGATACTCCGACAGATTCACCAGCTACGTTCGGTATCTGGCAGAACCAATGGTACTTCAGCTAccaattcaacaagtaacttgtatAACTCTCAAACCGATCAAGGCAGGGAAACAAATGCAACACAGCATACAAGGGCACAGGATGCGGGAACATCGTACCACCCATTCTTAGACGAGAGATTATGCAACAACAATATGTCTCCATCAATGCAGAATGCAGACCTCTCCTCAACGAGAATTGGCAATGCTAGAAGACCAGTGGTTCAGGATTCAGCTATGCTTGCCAACAGATCTATGCACGGTGTGCTATTGCCCGTACTTGTGGCAACAACACCTTCCGTATCTGATTATGAACAAGTTTATCCGTTCAACAACAGCATAGACGTGGTCACTGACAATAGCTTACCCGTTGCTATCAAAGAAGAGAGTAACTTCGAAACAATAAAGCAGCAGTTGAAGTCTATGGTTAAAAGACACCTGTGGAGCTTATCTCGAGATGTTGATTTAG GGCATAATACTCTCAAGGACGTTGCAAGGAGTTCTAAACACACCGTACTAGCTGCATGTGGTCTTGAGCACAAGAAGAGTGAGGTTCGGTCTGTGCCCGCACCAGATGTCTGCCCCCACATTGAACTAATGGCAGGTGGACAAACTAGTTTGATAAGAGGTTGCTGCTCAACTTGCTTTGATTCTTTTGTAAAAAATGTGGTAAAAAATATTTTGGACAGAAGAATGTCCTCACAGTGGTTACGATTAGGTCTCTAG